A window of the Microbacterium sp. AZCO genome harbors these coding sequences:
- a CDS encoding FtsW/RodA/SpoVE family cell cycle protein, producing MSATTPPAGTAAVSTDTAVVRALRRIRVPQTQRNRELALLVFAFVINGGAIALVQLGATSAIDSTFLVYCGGLTALVIALHIVLRLRARDADPFVVPIATLLTGIGLAMIYRIDIALKLHGWNAASTRQLAWTAIAVIGAIVIVIFLRNYRVLFRYTYIAGLVGILLLLLPIIPGLGADANADVWVDLGIFSFQPGELAKIALAIFFAGYLVRTRESLTSVGTRFLGITWPRPRELGPLLVIWLVSLAIIVLQRDLGTGLLIFGMFVAMLYVATGKTSWVVIGVGLAVAGAFLASRVLPYVQGRFTNWLDAFNPAVIDANGGSYQLVQGIFGLAQGGLIGTGLGQGRPYLTPLSQSDYILPSLGEELGLIGVFAILCLYMVFASRGIRIGLAGHDDFGKLLATGLSFTIALQVFIMVGGVTRIIPLTGLTTPFLAAGGSSLVANWLIVALLLRISDAVRSRPRVVIG from the coding sequence ATGAGCGCCACCACGCCACCGGCGGGAACCGCGGCGGTCTCCACCGACACCGCCGTCGTCCGGGCCCTCCGCCGCATCCGGGTTCCGCAGACGCAGCGCAACCGCGAGCTCGCACTGCTCGTCTTCGCCTTCGTGATCAACGGCGGCGCGATCGCGCTCGTGCAGCTCGGCGCGACCTCCGCGATCGACAGCACGTTCCTCGTCTACTGCGGCGGCCTGACGGCGCTCGTGATCGCCCTGCACATCGTGCTCCGACTGAGGGCACGGGATGCCGACCCCTTCGTCGTGCCGATCGCGACGCTGCTCACCGGCATCGGTCTCGCGATGATCTACCGCATCGACATCGCCCTCAAGCTGCACGGGTGGAATGCCGCCTCGACGCGTCAGCTCGCCTGGACCGCGATCGCGGTGATCGGCGCGATCGTGATCGTGATCTTCCTGCGCAACTATCGCGTGCTCTTCCGGTACACCTACATCGCCGGCCTCGTCGGCATCCTGCTGCTCCTGCTGCCGATCATTCCGGGCCTCGGTGCGGACGCGAACGCGGATGTCTGGGTCGACCTGGGGATCTTCTCGTTCCAGCCGGGCGAGCTCGCCAAGATCGCCCTGGCGATCTTCTTCGCGGGCTACCTCGTGCGCACCCGCGAGTCGCTCACCTCGGTGGGCACGAGGTTCCTCGGGATCACTTGGCCGCGCCCGCGTGAGCTCGGCCCGCTCCTCGTCATCTGGCTCGTCTCGCTCGCCATCATCGTGCTGCAGCGCGACCTCGGCACGGGCCTGCTCATCTTCGGCATGTTCGTCGCGATGCTCTACGTCGCGACCGGCAAGACGAGCTGGGTCGTGATCGGCGTCGGCCTCGCCGTCGCGGGCGCCTTCCTCGCCTCGCGCGTGCTGCCGTACGTGCAGGGACGGTTCACGAACTGGCTGGATGCCTTCAACCCCGCGGTGATCGACGCCAACGGCGGCAGCTACCAGCTGGTGCAGGGCATCTTCGGGCTCGCCCAGGGAGGGCTCATCGGCACGGGGCTGGGCCAGGGCCGCCCCTACCTGACCCCGCTGTCGCAGAGCGACTACATCCTCCCCAGCCTGGGCGAGGAGCTCGGGCTCATCGGAGTCTTCGCCATCCTGTGCCTCTACATGGTCTTCGCGAGCCGCGGCATCCGCATCGGCCTGGCAGGACACGACGACTTCGGCAAGCTCCTCGCGACGGGGCTGTCGTTCACGATCGCGCTGCAGGTGTTCATCATGGTCGGCGGCGTGACGCGCATCATCCCGCTGACGGGCCTCACGACCCCCTTCCTCGCTGCGGGCGGCTCGTCGCTCGTCGCGAACTGGCTCATCGTGGCGCTCCTCCTGCGCATCTCCGACGCCGTGCGCAGCCGGCCCCGGGTGGTGATCGGCTGA
- a CDS encoding peptidylprolyl isomerase produces MPTPTAVATLHTNHGDIVVNLFGDHAPRTVKNFVGLSDGTGEWKDPSTGQPGDGPLYNGVVFHRIIPGFMIQGGDPLGTGTGGPGYTFNDEISPELTFQKPYLLAMANAGLRRNAITGQPEGTNGSQFFITTDPTPWLQGKHTIFGEVADDASRQVVDAISAVPTAAGDRPIEPVVIDSIDIAAA; encoded by the coding sequence ATGCCCACGCCTACCGCGGTCGCGACCCTGCACACCAACCACGGCGACATCGTCGTCAACCTCTTCGGAGACCACGCTCCTCGCACGGTGAAGAACTTCGTCGGTCTCTCCGACGGGACCGGCGAGTGGAAGGACCCCTCGACCGGCCAGCCGGGCGACGGACCCCTCTACAACGGCGTCGTCTTCCACCGCATCATCCCCGGCTTCATGATCCAGGGCGGAGACCCGCTGGGCACCGGCACCGGCGGCCCCGGGTACACCTTCAACGACGAGATCAGCCCCGAGCTGACGTTCCAGAAGCCCTACCTCCTCGCCATGGCGAACGCCGGCCTCCGCCGCAACGCCATCACCGGCCAGCCCGAGGGCACGAACGGCTCGCAGTTCTTCATCACGACCGACCCCACGCCGTGGCTGCAGGGCAAGCACACGATCTTCGGCGAGGTCGCCGACGATGCGTCGCGCCAGGTCGTCGACGCGATCAGCGCGGTGCCGACCGCCGCGGGGGACCGTCCGATCGAGCCCGTCGTCATCGACTCGATCGACATCGCCGCCGCCTGA
- a CDS encoding class E sortase — MDEESGGPPRERARTRPRRRASFVGVLGEVLITAGVVVLLYVAWQMWVGDLIYGAERSAQAQEYSDSWQQEYEAQHPSPSSSESSTPAPAPADVTADPIALPQPEDAQVFGTMHIPRFGADYAVPIAGGITRAHTLDPIGIGHYPGTQMPGDVGNVALAAHRTTWGKPFNRIADLHVGDAIVIETPDGWYTYRFRTLEYVKPSAVEVLLPVPQMTGVAANGRYLTMTSCSPMYSLAERIVAYSVFDSFTPRSAGAPTSLTAGAA, encoded by the coding sequence GTGGATGAGGAATCCGGGGGGCCCCCGCGCGAGCGTGCGCGCACGCGTCCGCGTCGGCGCGCCTCGTTCGTCGGCGTCCTCGGCGAGGTCCTCATCACGGCCGGCGTCGTCGTTCTCCTCTACGTCGCATGGCAGATGTGGGTCGGCGACCTGATCTACGGCGCCGAGCGCAGTGCACAGGCCCAGGAGTACAGCGACTCGTGGCAGCAGGAGTACGAGGCGCAGCATCCCTCGCCGTCGTCGTCCGAGTCGAGCACCCCCGCCCCCGCGCCGGCCGACGTGACCGCCGATCCCATCGCCCTTCCCCAGCCCGAGGACGCGCAGGTCTTCGGCACCATGCACATCCCGCGGTTCGGGGCGGACTATGCCGTGCCGATCGCCGGCGGCATCACCCGTGCCCACACGCTCGACCCCATCGGCATCGGGCACTACCCGGGTACGCAGATGCCGGGCGACGTCGGCAATGTCGCGCTCGCGGCGCATCGCACGACGTGGGGCAAGCCGTTCAACCGCATCGCCGACCTGCACGTCGGCGACGCCATCGTCATCGAGACGCCGGACGGCTGGTACACCTACCGGTTCCGCACGCTCGAGTACGTCAAGCCGAGCGCGGTCGAGGTGCTCCTCCCCGTGCCGCAGATGACGGGCGTGGCGGCGAACGGCCGGTATCTCACGATGACGAGCTGCAGCCCCATGTACTCGCTCGCGGAGCGGATCGTGGCGTACAGCGTCTTCGATTCGTTCACCCCGCGATCGGCCGGTGCGCCGACCTCGCTGACGGCGGGAGCCGCCTGA
- a CDS encoding rhomboid family intramembrane serine protease: protein MTTDAFRRNSDNFCYRHPDRVSFVLCQRCLRTICAECQTQAPVGVICPECMREQQSARSDAQRKAERRWASRPRAVTVSDSRPYATYGIILATAVVFVLQLVIPGKFVETWLAFNSLFVDPTSPAPLQPWRLLTVAFVHDGFWHIALNMLALYLIGRSLEPLLGHWRFVVLYFLSALGGSVAVALLAPGVWVVGASGAIFGLFGALLVIGRHIGADIRTIAILIAINFFWPFAIALISSIGRGSFTDALATIAVSWQAHLGGLLTGGLVGLIYARTRTAARRSAQIWLLVGTAVGLLALLAIPVLFYR, encoded by the coding sequence GTGACCACGGACGCGTTCCGTCGCAACAGCGACAACTTCTGCTACCGGCATCCTGACCGCGTGAGCTTCGTGCTCTGTCAGCGATGCCTGCGCACCATCTGCGCCGAGTGCCAGACGCAGGCGCCTGTCGGGGTCATCTGTCCCGAGTGCATGCGCGAGCAGCAGAGTGCGCGATCGGATGCCCAGCGCAAGGCCGAACGGCGCTGGGCATCACGGCCGCGCGCGGTGACGGTGTCGGACTCGCGTCCCTACGCGACGTACGGCATCATCCTCGCGACGGCCGTGGTGTTCGTGCTGCAGCTCGTGATCCCGGGCAAGTTCGTCGAGACGTGGCTCGCCTTCAACAGCCTCTTCGTCGATCCCACGAGCCCGGCGCCCCTCCAGCCCTGGCGCCTGCTGACTGTCGCCTTCGTTCACGACGGGTTCTGGCACATCGCGCTCAACATGCTCGCCCTGTATCTGATCGGGCGAAGTCTGGAGCCGCTCCTGGGGCACTGGCGGTTCGTCGTGCTCTACTTCCTGAGCGCACTCGGCGGATCGGTCGCCGTCGCTCTGCTCGCACCCGGCGTGTGGGTCGTCGGGGCCTCGGGTGCGATCTTCGGCCTCTTCGGCGCTCTCCTGGTGATCGGGCGGCATATCGGGGCGGATATCCGCACGATCGCGATCCTCATCGCGATCAACTTCTTCTGGCCGTTCGCCATCGCGCTCATCAGCAGCATCGGGCGCGGCTCCTTCACGGATGCGCTCGCAACGATCGCCGTGTCGTGGCAGGCCCACCTCGGCGGCCTGCTCACGGGTGGGCTCGTCGGACTCATCTACGCGCGCACGCGCACGGCCGCTCGGCGGTCGGCGCAGATCTGGCTGCTCGTCGGAACGGCGGTCGGTCTCCTCGCACTTCTCGCGATCCCGGTGCTGTTCTACCGGTAG
- a CDS encoding DNA helicase: MSLSRKRKKELRKLQTQANRLWESQQVLVGEAATVAKEARRQLGNYSREQLVPQAKDTYGKYAAPYVDKGISVSRHLVNDKVVPAAGAVVGSALSVWDAANDTRSKFASGRGFSFSPAHLPVIEPPKKSIGAGGVIAIILGVAAALGVAYAAWQTLRADDELWVADDPLRAPDA, translated from the coding sequence GTGAGCCTCAGCCGCAAGCGCAAGAAGGAACTCCGCAAGCTCCAGACCCAGGCGAACCGACTGTGGGAGTCGCAGCAGGTTCTCGTGGGCGAAGCCGCCACCGTGGCGAAGGAGGCGCGGCGCCAGCTCGGCAACTACAGCCGCGAGCAGCTCGTGCCGCAGGCCAAGGACACGTACGGCAAGTACGCCGCCCCGTATGTCGACAAGGGCATCTCGGTCTCGCGGCACCTGGTCAACGACAAGGTCGTTCCCGCCGCGGGTGCGGTCGTCGGATCGGCCCTGTCCGTATGGGATGCCGCGAACGACACGCGTTCGAAGTTCGCCTCCGGCCGCGGCTTCTCCTTCTCGCCGGCGCACCTTCCCGTGATCGAGCCGCCGAAGAAGAGCATCGGCGCCGGCGGCGTGATCGCCATCATCCTGGGCGTGGCCGCTGCCCTCGGCGTCGCGTACGCCGCGTGGCAGACGCTCCGCGCCGACGACGAGCTGTGGGTTGCCGACGACCCGCTGCGCGCGCCCGACGCCTGA
- a CDS encoding serine/threonine-protein kinase, which translates to MRPTQGATFGGRYELDSRIAIGGMGEVWEATDHVIGRTVAIKILKDEYMGDPGFLERFRAEARHAALVNHEGIASVFDYGEENGSAFLVMELVPGEALSTILERDGSLSTDKTLDIVAQTSAALQAAHAAGLVHRDIKPGNLLITPDGRVKITDFGIARIADQVPLTATGQVMGTVQYLSPEQASGHPASPATDIYSLGIVAYESLAGKRPFTGESQVAIAMAQINEQPPPLPPTVAVPVQNLVMAMIAKKPEDRPASASAVARAATALRRGDVSAAAAAVPAIASGVAVGDDMTQLLGATDTSAATRLLPGAGVVTSTSTMTAVEDEPQKRKRSPWTWPLIALIALLLLVLGGTLWAIFANNGDPEPAPTTPSASQTQSQTPTPTPTVTRIDIDALNLSGQQCDAASAAAKAAGVQSVSCVPGNAASTGDQVGVVYQVDPSGRIEPTTLLTLTYYADQVAMPQPGAPIISTTPAVTGETVNFTWPGYSCPSGSGSPSAYNFTVVNGTFSSGGQNVTQISFGGNDRDGELTAGPAGQTIILTYTVDCTGNGEKRTSGSSSEATAQIQPAGGSDSTPTPGAAPTP; encoded by the coding sequence ATGAGACCGACGCAGGGTGCGACCTTCGGCGGGCGCTACGAGCTGGATTCACGGATCGCGATCGGCGGCATGGGCGAGGTCTGGGAGGCCACCGACCATGTCATCGGGCGCACCGTCGCCATCAAGATCCTCAAAGACGAGTACATGGGCGACCCGGGGTTCCTCGAGCGCTTCCGCGCCGAGGCCCGCCACGCCGCGCTCGTCAACCACGAGGGCATCGCGAGCGTCTTCGACTACGGCGAGGAGAACGGCTCCGCCTTCCTCGTCATGGAGCTCGTCCCCGGCGAGGCCCTTTCGACGATCCTCGAACGCGACGGCTCGCTCTCGACCGACAAGACGCTCGACATCGTCGCGCAGACCTCTGCGGCGCTGCAGGCCGCGCACGCGGCTGGCCTCGTGCACCGCGACATCAAGCCGGGCAACCTCCTGATCACGCCCGACGGGCGCGTCAAGATCACCGACTTCGGCATCGCACGCATCGCCGACCAGGTGCCGTTGACGGCGACCGGGCAGGTCATGGGCACGGTGCAGTACCTCTCGCCCGAGCAGGCGTCGGGGCACCCGGCCTCCCCCGCGACCGACATCTACTCGCTCGGCATCGTCGCGTACGAGAGCCTCGCGGGAAAGCGCCCCTTCACGGGCGAGTCGCAGGTGGCGATCGCCATGGCGCAGATCAACGAGCAGCCTCCGCCGCTGCCGCCGACCGTCGCCGTGCCGGTGCAGAACCTCGTCATGGCGATGATCGCCAAGAAGCCGGAGGACCGCCCCGCCTCGGCGTCGGCCGTCGCACGCGCCGCGACCGCGCTCCGGCGAGGCGATGTGTCCGCCGCGGCCGCCGCCGTTCCCGCCATCGCGTCCGGTGTCGCCGTCGGCGACGACATGACGCAGCTGCTCGGCGCGACCGACACGTCGGCCGCGACGCGCCTGCTCCCCGGCGCAGGCGTCGTCACGAGCACGAGCACGATGACCGCCGTCGAGGACGAGCCGCAGAAGCGCAAGCGCAGCCCCTGGACGTGGCCGCTCATCGCCCTCATCGCGCTCCTCCTGCTCGTGCTGGGCGGCACGTTGTGGGCGATCTTCGCCAACAACGGCGATCCCGAACCCGCACCGACGACTCCCTCGGCGTCGCAGACGCAGTCCCAGACGCCGACCCCGACGCCGACGGTGACGCGCATCGACATCGACGCGCTGAATCTGAGCGGCCAGCAATGCGACGCCGCGAGCGCGGCCGCGAAGGCCGCCGGTGTGCAGTCCGTGTCGTGCGTCCCCGGCAATGCCGCGTCGACGGGCGACCAGGTCGGCGTCGTCTACCAGGTCGACCCCTCGGGCCGCATCGAGCCGACGACGCTCCTGACGCTGACGTACTACGCCGACCAGGTCGCGATGCCGCAGCCGGGAGCGCCGATCATCTCGACGACACCCGCCGTGACCGGCGAGACTGTCAACTTCACGTGGCCCGGGTACTCGTGCCCGTCGGGGTCCGGCTCGCCGAGCGCGTACAACTTCACCGTCGTGAACGGAACCTTCTCGTCGGGCGGTCAGAACGTCACCCAGATCTCCTTCGGCGGCAACGACCGGGACGGCGAGCTGACCGCGGGCCCCGCGGGACAGACGATCATCCTGACGTACACGGTCGATTGCACGGGCAACGGCGAGAAGCGCACTTCGGGCTCCTCATCGGAGGCGACGGCGCAGATCCAGCCTGCCGGCGGCTCTGACTCGACCCCGACCCCCGGAGCGGCTCCGACCCCCTGA
- a CDS encoding cell division protein CrgA produces MARSGRDEDLVERSEGEAAPNPVWFKPIMIGLMLLGLLWVLVFYLSGMQYPIPGIGPWNLVIGFGIAFIGFLMTTRWR; encoded by the coding sequence ATGGCACGATCTGGCAGAGACGAAGACCTCGTCGAGCGCAGCGAGGGCGAAGCCGCCCCGAATCCCGTCTGGTTCAAGCCCATCATGATCGGCTTGATGCTGCTCGGGCTCCTCTGGGTGCTCGTCTTCTACCTCAGCGGAATGCAGTACCCGATCCCCGGCATCGGACCGTGGAACCTCGTGATCGGCTTCGGCATCGCCTTCATCGGCTTCCTCATGACGACACGCTGGCGCTAG
- a CDS encoding penicillin-binding transpeptidase domain-containing protein: MTKELKRLSILMLIMFLALFASTSWIQVVQAETLAENPRNTRALYDSYQVQRGSIIASGAAIASSVPSNDVYSWQRVYTDVPMWSQVTGWINPALGSATGIELEMNQVLSGTAGSQFLSRIEQIVTGQPQRGSNVVLSLDATVQKAAFDALGSQQGAVIAIEPSTGRILAMVSSPTFDANLLASHDVKAANSYYDGLDADPAHPLFNRSIGGDLNPPGSTFKLVVASAAFASGDYTSQSTLPNPASYTLPQSSSVVYNASGGTCGPGETVTIADALRLSCNIPFAELAVELGDTAIRDEAEKYGFNQSFQLPLVSTPSGYPRTIQDDAQTALSGFGQGQVTATPLQMAMVSAGIANGGMVMSPRMVDSVIAPDLTVQQTFDNKEFGRALEASLASELTSMMVADVSDGAASGARIDGVEVAGKTGTAENGSTKPFSLWFTGFAPADDPQVAVAVVVENGGGQGQSGSGNTIAAPIAKKVMEAVLGR, translated from the coding sequence GTGACCAAGGAGCTCAAGCGCCTCAGCATCCTGATGCTGATCATGTTCCTCGCGCTGTTCGCCTCGACGAGCTGGATCCAGGTCGTTCAGGCCGAGACCCTCGCCGAGAACCCGCGCAACACGCGGGCGCTGTACGACTCGTACCAGGTGCAGCGCGGATCGATCATCGCGAGCGGCGCCGCCATCGCGTCGTCGGTGCCGTCGAACGACGTCTACAGCTGGCAGCGCGTCTACACCGACGTCCCGATGTGGAGCCAGGTGACGGGCTGGATCAACCCGGCCCTCGGCTCGGCGACCGGCATCGAGCTCGAGATGAACCAGGTGCTGAGCGGAACGGCCGGCTCGCAGTTCCTCTCCCGCATCGAGCAGATCGTCACGGGTCAGCCGCAGCGCGGATCGAACGTCGTGCTGTCGCTGGATGCCACGGTGCAGAAGGCGGCGTTCGACGCGCTCGGGTCGCAGCAGGGTGCCGTCATCGCGATCGAGCCGTCCACGGGCAGGATCCTCGCGATGGTGTCGAGCCCGACGTTCGACGCGAACCTCCTCGCGAGCCACGACGTGAAGGCCGCCAACTCCTACTACGACGGACTCGACGCCGACCCCGCGCATCCCCTCTTCAACCGCTCGATCGGCGGCGACCTCAACCCGCCCGGCTCGACCTTCAAGCTCGTGGTGGCATCGGCCGCATTCGCGTCGGGCGACTACACGTCGCAGTCGACGCTGCCCAACCCCGCGTCGTACACGCTGCCGCAGTCGTCGAGCGTCGTCTACAACGCCTCGGGCGGCACGTGCGGTCCGGGCGAGACCGTCACGATCGCCGACGCGCTGCGGCTGAGCTGCAACATCCCGTTCGCGGAGCTCGCCGTGGAGCTGGGCGACACGGCGATCCGCGACGAGGCGGAGAAGTACGGCTTCAACCAGTCGTTCCAGCTGCCGCTCGTCTCGACGCCGTCGGGGTATCCGCGCACGATCCAGGATGACGCGCAGACGGCGCTCAGCGGGTTCGGGCAGGGTCAGGTCACCGCGACCCCGCTGCAGATGGCGATGGTCTCGGCGGGAATCGCCAACGGCGGCATGGTCATGAGCCCGCGGATGGTCGACAGTGTCATCGCGCCGGATCTCACGGTGCAGCAGACGTTCGACAACAAGGAGTTCGGCCGTGCGCTCGAGGCGAGCCTCGCCTCCGAGCTGACCTCCATGATGGTCGCGGATGTCAGTGACGGCGCGGCGTCGGGTGCAAGAATAGACGGCGTCGAAGTGGCCGGTAAGACCGGGACCGCGGAGAACGGAAGCACCAAGCCGTTCTCGCTGTGGTTCACCGGGTTCGCCCCTGCGGACGATCCGCAGGTCGCCGTGGCGGTGGTCGTGGAGAATGGCGGCGGGCAAGGGCAGTCGGGCAGCGGCAATACGATCGCGGCGCCCATCGCGAAGAAGGTCATGGAGGCGGTGCTGGGACGATGA
- the pknB gene encoding Stk1 family PASTA domain-containing Ser/Thr kinase, which produces MTAEPRVLSGRYRVDELIGRGGMASVYRGYDLTLGRVVAIKVLKRDLADDNAFRTRFRLEAQAASRMSHPAIVRVYDAGEDSEMGADGTVRPVPFIVMELVKGKLLKDVISAGPVPVADAVRYVDGILEALEYSHRAGVVHRDIKPGNVMVTDSGQVKVMDFGIARAVSDSSSTVAETTQILGTAAYFSPEQAKGEPVDGRADLYSTGVVLYELLSGRQPFRGESPVAVAYQHVSETPVAPSEINETVPRSLDAVALRALAKDPFQRYQDAASFREALDATVDGKVPSKRQLGALTSELYGPNPRQAAETARSLRQLSTDTTMKRTQAGPPVAWIWAGVAVLAVLLISVLFWVLTIRPSNPVPSTSRIVPDVSDMTYDRANQVLEDEDLLAYRVDEPSSDVAEGNVIRTDPDAGTSVAQGQQVKVYVSEGVQTATIPPLEGLSEDAARSALQDLGLSVGAVTPRNDPGLAADTVISADPASNSSVPLGTVVNLVVATGNVTIVDYTGYTVDAAKAALEAPTIGLTVETQEDTTCPATSPPTVKQGGQSLAPGDVPVHSTITLTFCSGPPAAG; this is translated from the coding sequence TTGACAGCTGAGCCGCGCGTGCTTTCGGGGCGCTATCGCGTCGACGAGCTCATCGGCCGAGGCGGTATGGCGAGTGTCTACCGCGGCTACGACCTGACGCTCGGCCGCGTCGTCGCCATCAAGGTCCTCAAGCGCGACCTCGCCGACGACAACGCGTTCCGCACCCGCTTCCGTCTCGAGGCGCAGGCGGCGTCCCGCATGTCGCATCCCGCCATCGTCCGCGTGTACGACGCCGGCGAGGACAGCGAGATGGGCGCCGACGGCACGGTGCGGCCGGTGCCGTTCATCGTCATGGAGCTCGTCAAGGGCAAGCTCCTGAAAGACGTGATCTCCGCCGGTCCGGTCCCGGTCGCGGATGCCGTGCGCTACGTCGACGGCATCCTCGAGGCGCTCGAGTACTCGCACCGCGCAGGTGTCGTGCACCGCGACATCAAGCCGGGCAACGTCATGGTGACCGACTCCGGTCAGGTCAAGGTCATGGACTTCGGCATCGCCCGCGCCGTGTCCGACTCGTCGTCGACCGTCGCCGAGACGACGCAGATCCTCGGCACGGCCGCGTATTTCTCGCCCGAGCAGGCCAAGGGCGAGCCGGTGGACGGGCGCGCCGACCTCTACTCGACCGGTGTCGTGCTCTACGAGCTGCTCTCCGGTCGCCAGCCTTTCCGGGGCGAATCTCCCGTCGCCGTGGCGTACCAGCACGTGAGCGAGACTCCCGTCGCGCCGTCCGAGATCAACGAGACCGTGCCCCGCTCGCTCGACGCCGTCGCCCTGCGGGCTCTCGCGAAGGACCCCTTCCAGCGGTATCAGGATGCCGCGTCCTTCCGTGAGGCGCTCGATGCGACGGTCGACGGCAAGGTGCCCTCCAAGCGCCAGCTGGGTGCGCTGACGAGCGAGCTGTACGGGCCGAACCCCCGGCAGGCCGCCGAGACCGCACGGTCGCTCCGCCAGCTCAGCACCGACACGACCATGAAGCGCACGCAGGCGGGCCCGCCCGTGGCATGGATCTGGGCCGGCGTCGCCGTGCTCGCGGTCCTGCTCATCTCGGTGCTCTTCTGGGTGCTGACGATCCGCCCCTCGAACCCGGTTCCCTCGACCTCGCGCATCGTGCCCGACGTCTCCGACATGACGTACGACCGGGCGAACCAGGTGCTCGAGGACGAGGATCTCCTCGCCTATCGCGTCGACGAGCCGAGCTCCGACGTCGCGGAGGGGAACGTCATCCGCACCGACCCCGACGCGGGAACCTCGGTCGCTCAGGGTCAGCAGGTGAAGGTGTACGTCTCGGAGGGCGTGCAGACCGCGACGATCCCGCCGCTCGAGGGGCTCAGCGAGGATGCGGCCCGGTCCGCGCTGCAGGATCTCGGGCTCTCCGTGGGCGCCGTGACTCCCCGCAACGACCCGGGTCTCGCGGCCGATACGGTCATCTCGGCCGACCCCGCCTCGAACAGCAGCGTGCCGCTCGGCACCGTCGTGAACCTCGTCGTCGCGACGGGCAACGTCACGATCGTCGACTACACGGGCTACACAGTGGATGCCGCGAAGGCCGCGCTCGAAGCGCCGACGATCGGCCTCACGGTGGAGACGCAGGAAGACACGACGTGTCCCGCGACGAGTCCGCCGACGGTGAAGCAGGGCGGGCAGTCCCTCGCTCCCGGTGACGTGCCCGTGCATTCGACCATCACCCTGACGTTCTGCTCGGGCCCTCCCGCGGCAGGTTGA
- a CDS encoding gamma-glutamyl-gamma-aminobutyrate hydrolase family protein (Members of this family of hydrolases with an active site Cys residue belong to MEROPS family C26.), with protein sequence MTDAAGRGILVVDNHDSFVHTLVGYLHELGARTTLVEADAVTDAPSAIAGYDGVLVSPGPGTPERAGASVAVVGVAAERGIPLLGVCLGHQAIGVAFGAAVDQAPELMHGITSLVHHDGGALYAGLPDPFVATRYHSLAIEPETIPAALEVTSRTDGGVVMGVRHRALPIEGVQFHPESVLTDGGYRLLGNWLETVGIRDAATRGASLSPRR encoded by the coding sequence GTGACCGACGCGGCGGGGCGGGGCATCCTCGTGGTGGACAACCACGACAGCTTCGTCCACACCCTCGTGGGCTACCTGCACGAGCTGGGCGCGCGCACGACCCTGGTCGAGGCCGATGCCGTCACCGACGCACCCTCCGCGATCGCCGGGTATGACGGTGTGCTCGTCTCTCCCGGGCCAGGGACGCCCGAGCGCGCGGGGGCGTCCGTCGCCGTCGTCGGCGTGGCGGCTGAGCGCGGCATCCCTCTTCTCGGCGTCTGTCTCGGCCATCAGGCGATCGGTGTCGCCTTCGGCGCGGCGGTCGACCAGGCGCCCGAGCTCATGCACGGCATCACGTCCCTCGTGCACCACGACGGAGGCGCGCTCTACGCCGGGCTCCCCGACCCGTTCGTCGCCACGCGCTACCACTCGCTCGCGATCGAGCCCGAGACGATTCCGGCCGCGCTCGAGGTGACGAGCCGCACCGACGGCGGGGTCGTCATGGGGGTCCGGCACCGCGCACTGCCGATCGAGGGCGTGCAGTTCCACCCCGAGAGCGTGCTCACCGACGGGGGCTACCGGCTGCTGGGCAATTGGCTCGAGACGGTCGGGATCCGGGATGCCGCGACCCGCGGTGCATCGCTGAGCCCGCGTCGCTGA